One region of Quercus lobata isolate SW786 chromosome 2, ValleyOak3.0 Primary Assembly, whole genome shotgun sequence genomic DNA includes:
- the LOC115960850 gene encoding uncharacterized protein LOC115960850, which yields MYPHLYKGLKLRPEDLTAYDSPLVSFVGKTVTPKSLIRLPIQTGSDIVEVDFIVVDAYSPYTAIVARSWLHALGAISSTLHQKVKYPSEARVKEVIGDQIVGSKLPPQEKEKLIDFLRKNVDVFAWDTYKAPGVDPNFIYHHLNVSSAVTLKKQPPWQPSKEHADAVKEEVMKLKKVWAIKEVFYPEWLANTVVVKKKSGKWRVCMDFTT from the exons ATGTACCCTCacttgtacaaggggctgaaaCTGAGACCAGAAGACCTGACAGCATACGACTCCCCTTTGGTGAGTTTCGTAGGGAAAACTGTCACTCCAAAAAGCCTGATTAGGCTGCCTATACAGACAGGCTCGGACATagtggaggtggactttatAGTGGTAGACGCATACTCACCCTACACTGCCATTGTAGCCAGATCGTGGCTCCACGCCCTAGGAGCCATATCATCAACCTTACATcaaaaggtgaagtacccatcaGAGGCTCGAGTCAAAGAAGTGATAGGGGACCAAATC gtcggctcaAAACTGCCGccccaagagaaggaaaagCTGATTGACTTTCTTAGAAAGAACGTggacgtgttcgcatgggacaCCTACAAGGCTCCGGGAGTCGATCCGAATTTCATTTACCACCACCTTAATGTTAGCTCGGCCGTGACACTTAAGAAACAACCTCCTTGGCAACCGTCGAAAGAGCATGCTGATGCAGTGAAAGAGGAGGTGatgaaattaaagaaagtatgggctatcaaagaagttttttacccCGAGTGGCTGGCCAACACAGttgtggtaaagaagaagagtgggaaatgGCGAGTCTGCATGGACTTCACAACTTGA